In Corylus avellana chromosome ca2, CavTom2PMs-1.0, the following proteins share a genomic window:
- the LOC132171057 gene encoding probable 1-deoxy-D-xylulose-5-phosphate synthase 2, chloroplastic, with amino-acid sequence MAVSGSLFRPNQPLYLHLKAPTTNLSCKNQFCLRASASGSDGDEEGKMIWREKDEWKINLSGEKPATPLLDTINYPAHMKNLSSQDLEQLAAELRADIVHTVSKTGGHLSSSLGVVELAVALHHVFNTPEDKIIWDVGHQAYPHKILTGRRSRMHTIRKTSGLAGFPKRDESIYDAFGAGHSSTSISAGLGMAVGRDLLGKKNNVISVIGDGAMTAGQAYEAMNNAGYLDANLIVVLNDNKQVSLPTATLDGPATPVGALSSALAKLQASTNFRKLREAAKSITKQIGGQAHQVAAKVDEYARGMIGASGSTLFEELGLYYIGPVDGHNVEDLVTIFKKVRAMPAPGPVLIHIVTEKGKGYTPAEAAPDKMHGVVKFDPKTGQQFKTKSSTLAYTRYFVESLIKEAEVDNKIVAIHAAMGGGTGLNYFQKEFPERCFDVGIAEQHAVTFAAGLATEGLKPFCAIYSSFLQRGYDQVVHDVSLQKLPVRFAMDRAGLVGADGPTHCGAFDITYMACLPNMVVMAPSDEAELMHMVATAAVIDDRPSCFRFPRGNGIGVTLPPNNKGTPLEIGKGRILLEGCRVAILGYGSIVQQCLQAASMLKSRDISVTVADARFCKPLDTDLIKRLASEHEILVTVEEGSIGGFGSHVSHYLSLTGILDGPLKLRAMVLPDRYIDHGAPQDQMEEAGLSARHISATIFSLLGRPKEAFQFK; translated from the exons ATGGCAGTTTCCGGGTCTCTTTTTAGACCAAACCAACCTCTCTATCTCCACCTGAAAGCTCCAACTACAAATCTTAGCTGCAAAAACCAG TTCTGCTTGAGAGCTTCTGCTAGTGGCTCAGATGGTGATGAGGAAGGGAAGATGATATGGCGAGAAAAAGATGAATGGAAGATCAATTTATCGGGCGAAAAACCTGCCACGCCATTGCTGGACACAATCAATTACCCAGCTCACATGAAGAATCTGTCTTCAcag gatCTTGAACAACTAGCTGCAGAGCTTAGAGCGGATATTGTACACACAGTATCAAAGACAGGTGGGCATCTTAGTTCAAGCTTAGGAGTGGTGGAGCTAGCAGTGGCTCTGCATCATGTGTTCAACACCCCTGAAGACAAAATCATATGGGATGTGGGGCATCAG GCATACCCGCATAAAATTCTTACAGGCAGAAGGTCAAGGATGCACACCATTAGGAAAACTTCTGGGCTTGCAGGGTTTCCTAAAAGGGATGAGAGCATTTACGATGCTTTTGGAGCGGGGCATAGTTCTACAAGCATATCTGCTGGTCTTG GCATGGCGGTTGGAAGGGATCTTTTAGGGAAGAAGAACAATGTCATTTCCGTGATTGGAGATGGAGCCATGACTGCAGGGCAAGCATATGAGGCCATGAACAATGCAGGATATCTTGATGCTAATCTGATCGTTGTACTGAATGATAATAAACAAGTCTCTTTGCCCACGGCTACTCTTGATGGTCCTGCAACTCCAGTTGGAGCCCTCAGCAGTGCTTTAGCAAAGCTCCAAGCAAGCACCAACTTCCGCAAACTTCGTGAAGCAGCAAAA AGCATCACAAAGCAAATTGGAGGGCAAGCACATCAAGTTGCTGCGAAAGTAGACGAGTACGCAAGGGGTATGATTGGTGCTTCTGGATCTACTCTCTTCGAGGAGCTCGGGTTATATTACATCGGTCCAGTGGACGGGCATAATGTTGAAGATTTAGTCaccattttcaaaaaagtacGAGCAATGCCTGCTCCAGGGCCAGTCCTGATCCACATCGTGACAGAAAAAGGGAAAGGATATACCCCAGCTGAGGCAGCACCTGACAAAATGCATG GGGTCGTCAAGTTTGATCCTAAAACAGGCCAGCAATTTAAGACCAAATCCTCTACACTTGCATATACTCGGTACTTCGTTGAATCTCTAATTAAAGAAGCTGAAGTAGACAACAAGATTGTAGCAATCCATGCAGCAATGGGTGGTGGGACTGGCCTCAATTATTTTCAGAAGGAGTTTCCAGAACGCTGCTTTGACGTGGGGATTGCTGAGCAACATGCTGTCACATTTGCGGCTGGCTTGGCCACAGAGGGCCTCAAGCCATTCTGTGCTATCTACTCATCATTCCTGCAACGCGGGTATGACCAG GTGGTACATGATGTATCTCTTCAAAAACTACCTGTCCGCTTTGCAATGGATCGGGCTGGATTGGTAGGCGCAGATGGACCGACCCATTGTGGAGCATTTGATATTACGTACATGGCTTGCTTGCCTAACATGGTGGTCATGGCTCCATCTGATGAAGCTGAACTGATGCACATGGTTGCCACAGCGGCAGTCATAGATGACAGACCCAGCTGCTTCAGGTTTCCAAGGGGCAATGGCATTGGAGTTACTCTTCCTCCTAATAACAAAGGAACTCCTCTTGAG ATTGGAAAGGGAAGAATACTGTTGGAAGGCTGCAGAGTTGCTATTTTGGGATATGGTTCTATAGTTCAACAATGTCTGCAAGCGGCAAGCATGCTGAAAAGCAGAGACATCTCTGTGACAGTAGCGGATGCAAGATTTTGTAAACCTTTGGATACAGATCTCATCAAGCGATTGGCCAGTGAGCATGAAATCCTAGTAACAGTGGAAGAGGGTTCAATTGGAGGCTTTGGATCTCACGTATCGCACTACCTAAGCTTGACTGGTATTCTGGATGGACCCCTCAAG TTGAGAGCAATGGTGCTTCCTGACAGATACATTGACCATGGAGCACCACAAGATCAGATGGAAGAAGCCGGGCTCTCTGCAAGGCATATCTCAGCAACAATCTTCTCTCTCTTGGGGAGGCCAAAAGAAGCATTTCAGTTCAAGTGA
- the LOC132171058 gene encoding LOW QUALITY PROTEIN: pentatricopeptide repeat-containing protein At5g65570-like (The sequence of the model RefSeq protein was modified relative to this genomic sequence to represent the inferred CDS: inserted 1 base in 1 codon; substituted 1 base at 1 genomic stop codon) — protein MQSSSSPHSIAVCFPMHFNGHTSSTVQINLRRQSQLNHLKAFTCFAQNSFGASFNSTSLTEASLSYSSLIQLCTEEKSSTDVGKIQTHMIKSGFYLNIGNKVMDAYVKCGRVEDVRQVFDELPNKHIVTWNSMISCYTSLERSKEAIGLYERMVLEGVLPDEYTFSSVFKAFSDLGTVLEGRRAHGLSVVLGLEVLNVFVGSALVDMYAKFRKLRDARLVMDRVVKKDVVLFTTLIVGYNQHGEEGEALQVFGKMTNEGIKANEYTTASILISCGNLKXLTIKSGFESAVASQTSLLTMYSRCGLIIDSLKVFKRFYNPNQVTWTSLMVGLVQNGGEGIALTKFRQMIRISIIPNSFTLSTALQACSKLEEGRQIHGIATKLNLDTDKYVSVALIDMYGKCGNTEMARSVFDALIEFDVVSVNSMIYGYAENGFACEALELFNTIKDLVLEPNAVTFLNVLLACNNAGLVEEGCRIFASVRDNQNIELSRDHYASMVDXLGRSARLEEAEMLIEHVRNPDVVLWRILLSACKIHGAVDMAERVVNRALELAPEDERTYALLSNHYASSGNWNQFIEVKSAMKEMKLKKISAMNSVDIKKDVHTSKAEDWSHQRCEKISEMLEELIEKVKIYGFYS, from the exons ATGCAAAGCAGCTCCAGTCCGCACTCTATAGCCGTTTGTTTCCCCATGCATTTCAATGGGCACACGAGCTCTACAGTCCAAATCAATTTACGCAGACAAAGCCAACTTAACCACCTCAAAGCTTTTACGTGCTTCGCTCAAAACTCCTTTGGCGCCTCTTTCAACAGCACAAGCCTCACCGAGGCGTCACTGTCTTACTCATCTCTGATTCAACTATGTACGGAGGAGAAGTCCTCAACAGACGTGGGGAAAATCCAGACCCACATGATCAAATCTGGTTTTTACCTAAATATAGGCAATAAGGTTATGGATGCGTACGTGAAGTGCGGTAGAGTCGAGGATGTTCGTCAAGTATTCGATGAATTGCCTAATAAGCACATAGTTACGTGGAATTCAATGATTTCTTGTTACACTAGCCTTGAAAGGAGTAAAGAAGCTATTGGGCTTTATGAGAGAATGGTTTTGGAGGGAGTTTTACCCGATGAGTACACGTTCTCCAGTGTCTTCAAGGCTTTTTCTGATCTGGGTACTGTACTTGAAGGCCGGAGAGCTCATGGGTTGTCAGTGGTTTTGGGTTTGGAGGTTTTGAATGTGTTTGTTGGCAGTGCTCTTGTTGATATGTATGCTAAGTTTCGTAAATTGAGAGATGCAAGGCTTGTGATGGACCGCGTTGTGAAGAAAGACGTGGTTTTATTTACAACTTTAATTGTTGGTTACAACCAGCATGGTGAAGAAGGTGAAGCTCTCCAGGTCTTTGGAAAAATGACCAATGAAGGAATTAAGGCTAATGAGTATACTACTGCAAGCATCTTGATCAGTTGTGGGAATTTAA GTCTAACCATCAAATCCGGCTTCGAATCTGCTGTTGCCTCTCAGACTTCACTTCTTACTATGTATTCCAGATGTGGCTTgataattgattctttaaaggTTTTTAAACGATTTTATAATCCGAACCAGGTGACTTGGACATCTCTTATGGTGGGTCTCGTGCAAAATGGTGGAGAGGGCATTGCTTTGACAAAATTCAGACAAATGATTCGCATTTCAATAATCCCCAATTCTTTCACATTATCTACTGCTCTTCAGGCATGCTCAAAGCTTGAGGAAGGAAGACAAATCCATGGCATAGCCACGAAATTAAATTTGGACACAGATAAATATGTAAGTGTCGCCCTCATTGACATGTATGGTAAGTGTGGAAATACAGAAATGGCAAGGTCTGTTTTTGATGCTTTGATTGAATTTGACGTGGTATCCGTTAATTCCATGATCTATGGTTATGCCGAAAATGGTTTTGCATGTGAAGCGCTTGAACTATTCAACACaataaaagatttggtactTGAGCCCAATGCCGTCACGTTTTTGAATGTTCTCTTAGCTTGCAACAACGCTGGGTTAGTTGAAGAAGGCTGCCGAATCTTTGCCTCCGTCAGGGACAATCAAAATATTGAATTGTCCAGAGATCACTATGCTAGTATGGTCGATTAGCTGGGACGTTCTGCGAGACTTGAAGAGGCCGAAATGTTAATAGAACACGTAAGGAATCCTGATGTGGTCCTATGGAGAATACTTTTAAGTGCTTGTAAGATTCATGGAGCAGTGGACATGGCAGAAAGAGTTGTAAACAGAGCCCTGGAGCTTGCTCCAGAGGACGAGAGGACTTACGCCCTGCTGTCGAATCATTATGCTTCCAGTGGAAATTGGAACCAGTTTATTGAGGTGAAAAGTGCAATGAAGGagatgaaattgaagaaaatttctgcAATGAATTCGGTTGATATTAAAAAGGATGTTCATACTTCCAAAGCCGAAGATTGGTCTCACCAAAGATGTGAAAAGATATCTGAAATGTTAGAAGAACTAATTGAGAAGGTCAAAATATACGGGTTTTATTCCTGA